The Halichondria panicea chromosome 14, odHalPani1.1, whole genome shotgun sequence genome contains a region encoding:
- the LOC135347623 gene encoding putative uncharacterized protein DDB_G0271982 isoform X1 yields the protein MGKIVGVNSSSQKQVEMKGVLGKHIGRYLDQYTFICVFGSVVGYAVMPLIGTVETLVLSVIVIGLSIHGLRKSPPKGEDERRRYREERRTKKQDSKKTVHVQVITDSESQQKRPKDDVTKSPQEHKLSAEEEEAEKLRRLEEKREKKAKKKGERNKRREEERKEKEKEELVRKEKQEQRTLKKQQEKEAKGKSRGFLFPTYETIKAMVTPQKPVRRERKHSTSSTSSGSSFSHRSHPHTPPRPHPVPTRASSDPLLYPSSKPSPWGSKMSESATNMFPQLPSNDQLWTTPANHPHTLTSSTPHTDVWQRSDLAPRPPQYAVTATHDSTWSDVNSLHPNWTNTNVETLTSGQAWYPKEFNSLLLNGNDHSIWHGNEQQNGGVGPLVPQNSRFYSLFSSEVSSPLFMDFQPSGGGSADHVISTELDNSNLASTSTDDDPSFDEWPNI from the exons ATGGGAAAGATAGTCGGCGTTAATTCGTCAAGTCAGAAACAAGTGGAGATGAAAGGTGTTCTTGGAAAGCACATTGGACGATACCTGGACCAGTACACCTTTATCTGTGTGTTTGGCTCTGTGGTGGGCTACGCTGTGATGCCACTCATTGGG ACTGTGGAGACGCTGGTGCTGTCTGTGATCGTGATTGGTCTCTCCATACATGGCTTACGGAAGAGTCCCCCCAAAGGAGAG GACGAGCGACGACGGTACAGAGAGGAGAGGAGAACAAAGAAACAGGACTCAAAAAAGACGGTGCATGTTCAA gtGATTACAGACTCTGAAAGTCAGCAGAAACGACCGAAAGATGATGTCACTAAAAGTCCACAAGAACATAAATTGTCTGCCGAAGAAGAGGAAGCAGAAAAG TTGCGTCGACTGGAGGAAAAGCGTGAGAAGAAGGCAAAAAAGAAAGGAGAGAGAAATAAACGACGTGAAGAAGAAAGAAAGGAAAAAGAG aaagaAGAGCTAGTTCGTAAGGAGAAACAAGAGCAGAGGACCCTAAAGAAACAACAGGAAAAGGAGGCCAAAGGAAAATCCAGAGGATTTCTATTCCCCACCTACGAAAcg atcAAAGCGATGGTGACTCCCCAGAAACCAGTGAGACGAGAGAGAAAGCATTCCACCTCTTCTACCAGTTCTGGCTCAAGCTTCTCACACcgctcacacccacacactcctccaagaccacacccagtCCCTACCCGTGCCTCCAGTGACCCTCTACTGTATCCATCCTCGAAACCATCCCCATGGGGATCGAAAATGTCTGAATCAGCAACAAACATGTTCCCACAGCTACCAAGCAACGATCAATTATGGACAACCCCTGCTAATCACCCTCACACCCTAACATCGAGCACACCTCACACTGATGTCTGGCAGAGATCCGATCTTGCACCTCGACCCCCACAATACGCTGTAACGGCAACACATGATAGCACTTGGAGTGATGTGAACTCATTACATCCGAATTGGACAAATACAAATGTTGAGACATTGACTTCTGGACAAGCTTGGTATCCGAAAGAGTTTAACAGCTTGCTACTGAATGGGAATGACCACAGTATTTGGCATGGCAATGAACAACAAAATGGCGGAGTTGGACCACTGGTTCCTCAAAACAGTAGGTTTTACTCACTTTTCAGTAGCGAAGTTTCGTCTCCATTATTTATGGACTTTCAACCGAGCGGCGGTGGCAGtgctgatcatgtgatcagtaCTGAGTTGGACAATTCTAATTTGGCAAGTACAAGCACAGATGATGACCCAAGTTTCGACGAGTGGCCCAATATTTGA
- the LOC135347623 gene encoding putative uncharacterized protein DDB_G0271982 isoform X2 — protein sequence MGKIVGVNSSSQKQVEMKGVLGKHIGRYLDQYTFICVFGSVVGYAVMPLIGTVETLVLSVIVIGLSIHGLRKSPPKGEDERRRYREERRTKKQDSKKTVITDSESQQKRPKDDVTKSPQEHKLSAEEEEAEKLRRLEEKREKKAKKKGERNKRREEERKEKEKEELVRKEKQEQRTLKKQQEKEAKGKSRGFLFPTYETIKAMVTPQKPVRRERKHSTSSTSSGSSFSHRSHPHTPPRPHPVPTRASSDPLLYPSSKPSPWGSKMSESATNMFPQLPSNDQLWTTPANHPHTLTSSTPHTDVWQRSDLAPRPPQYAVTATHDSTWSDVNSLHPNWTNTNVETLTSGQAWYPKEFNSLLLNGNDHSIWHGNEQQNGGVGPLVPQNSRFYSLFSSEVSSPLFMDFQPSGGGSADHVISTELDNSNLASTSTDDDPSFDEWPNI from the exons ATGGGAAAGATAGTCGGCGTTAATTCGTCAAGTCAGAAACAAGTGGAGATGAAAGGTGTTCTTGGAAAGCACATTGGACGATACCTGGACCAGTACACCTTTATCTGTGTGTTTGGCTCTGTGGTGGGCTACGCTGTGATGCCACTCATTGGG ACTGTGGAGACGCTGGTGCTGTCTGTGATCGTGATTGGTCTCTCCATACATGGCTTACGGAAGAGTCCCCCCAAAGGAGAG GACGAGCGACGACGGTACAGAGAGGAGAGGAGAACAAAGAAACAGGACTCAAAAAAGACG gtGATTACAGACTCTGAAAGTCAGCAGAAACGACCGAAAGATGATGTCACTAAAAGTCCACAAGAACATAAATTGTCTGCCGAAGAAGAGGAAGCAGAAAAG TTGCGTCGACTGGAGGAAAAGCGTGAGAAGAAGGCAAAAAAGAAAGGAGAGAGAAATAAACGACGTGAAGAAGAAAGAAAGGAAAAAGAG aaagaAGAGCTAGTTCGTAAGGAGAAACAAGAGCAGAGGACCCTAAAGAAACAACAGGAAAAGGAGGCCAAAGGAAAATCCAGAGGATTTCTATTCCCCACCTACGAAAcg atcAAAGCGATGGTGACTCCCCAGAAACCAGTGAGACGAGAGAGAAAGCATTCCACCTCTTCTACCAGTTCTGGCTCAAGCTTCTCACACcgctcacacccacacactcctccaagaccacacccagtCCCTACCCGTGCCTCCAGTGACCCTCTACTGTATCCATCCTCGAAACCATCCCCATGGGGATCGAAAATGTCTGAATCAGCAACAAACATGTTCCCACAGCTACCAAGCAACGATCAATTATGGACAACCCCTGCTAATCACCCTCACACCCTAACATCGAGCACACCTCACACTGATGTCTGGCAGAGATCCGATCTTGCACCTCGACCCCCACAATACGCTGTAACGGCAACACATGATAGCACTTGGAGTGATGTGAACTCATTACATCCGAATTGGACAAATACAAATGTTGAGACATTGACTTCTGGACAAGCTTGGTATCCGAAAGAGTTTAACAGCTTGCTACTGAATGGGAATGACCACAGTATTTGGCATGGCAATGAACAACAAAATGGCGGAGTTGGACCACTGGTTCCTCAAAACAGTAGGTTTTACTCACTTTTCAGTAGCGAAGTTTCGTCTCCATTATTTATGGACTTTCAACCGAGCGGCGGTGGCAGtgctgatcatgtgatcagtaCTGAGTTGGACAATTCTAATTTGGCAAGTACAAGCACAGATGATGACCCAAGTTTCGACGAGTGGCCCAATATTTGA